AAGCAATTACCCCTAAAAAAGCTTTGGATATTTTATTGGAAGGTAATAAAAGATTTAGCAGAGAGGTTGGTTTTGATTATGCTGTTAAGGATAGAATCAATGCTACTCAAAACGCACAATATCCTTTTGCTGTTATTCTCACATGCATGGATTCACGCGTCTCAACTGAAATTGTATTTGATCAAAACATTGGGGATATTTTTGTTATTCGTGTTGCCGGATGTGTGATCAACGAAGATATTTTAGGTAGCATTGAATACGCGTGCGGTGTTGTTGGATCTAAACTTGTTTTAGTTTTAGGGCATACAAAGTGTGGAGCAGTGACTGGAGCTTGCCAAGATATAGATTTGGGTCATTTGACGGGGTTGCTGAGTAAAATAAAACCAGCTGTTAATACCGTTAAAAATCAAGGCATTACCCAAGAAGATGAAATAGTTGAAGCAGTGAATGTTGAAAATGTCAAAAACAGTATAATAGATATAGAAACAAGAAGTTCAATTCTAAAAGGCTTGATTAATAAAGATGAGTTGAAAATTCAGGGTGCCGTTTATGATGTAAGTACAGGAAAGGTGCATTTGCTTCACAAGAACGAGTAAAATAGGGTATAAACAATAATATTATTGGCTATGGTGGCTCAATTTTGTGCTTATTATTTAAAGCGAGGTAATCGTGTCAGAAAAAAATACAAACTACAGAGTCGAAAAAGGTGTTATTTATGAGGAAGCCTCAACAGAACGCACAATTGCCAGAATGAATGAAGAAAAACAATATGTCTCAGTCATCATTAAAAGAAATGATGAAGTTGCCAGACATCCAGATGATATTTTAGAAAAAGCTATTGTAGAAGGCAAAGAGCAAATGAATCGCAGCTTCTTTTCATTATTGCTATCAGCCATATCAGCAGGATTAATTTTAGGGTTTGCCGCTATGGCAGTTGCATTTGCTTATACGGCAACAGTGGATATGGGGTTTATCTACAGACGTCTGGCCATGGCTTTAGTATATCCCTTAGGTTTTATTATTTGTATTTTTAGTGCTTCACAATTGTTTACTGAACATACGGCATTGGCTGTTTATCCCTACCTTGATAATAAGTGTAGTTTTAAACAATTGCTTCGTTTGTGGTCAATCATACTTTTAGGTAATCTAATTGGTACCGCCGTTAGTGCAGGGTTAATATCCTTAGCAGACCCTGTGATTCAAAATGAAAGCGGTTACATTGCCGTTGCGCAACATTTAGTGCAATACCCTTGGTTACAGATTTTTATCAGTGCAGTTTTAGCAGGATGGTTGATGGCTTTAGGCGGGTGGCTGTTGTATGCTAGCTCATCATCAACCGCACAGATGCTTTGTATTTACATTGTTACATTTTTAATTGGTATTGGTGGATTGCATCACTGTGTGGCAGGTTCAGCAGAAATGTTTGTTGCCTTATTTATTGATGCCAGCATAGGCTTATCAGAAATGGGATATTTTTTAAGTGCGGCCATTTTGGGTAACCTTATGGGAGGTAGCTTTATGGTGGCCAGCTTAAATTATAGTCATATTAGGACTGCGCAATAAATTTAGTTACTTAGAAATTTGATATTTTTAAGTACTTAATCAGCATTTTTTAAGTATAATGTAAAGAGTATGAGAAGAATTTTAGATAAGTTAGCTTTTGTCATTTTGATAGGTTTATTGAGCGCATGTGTTTCAAAACCGGTTAATTTAAGTGAACAAGATATTGCGCAAGCAGCACAACTATTTTATAAAGTTTTGGATAAAAAAATTGCAGATGTTCAGGGTCAAGATGCACAGATAGAGATTATAGAAGCTAAAAAAGATAATGAAAGAACGGATACCATGCATATTGACTATGCCTTGGATTATGTTTTACCTGAGAAGAAAGATGAGCCAGAAGCCAAGATTCAATATGCAGCAGTGGCAACATTAAAAGCGTTTTATAAAAAGCATAAATTACATTTTCAGGTTTTAAAGTCAGAGCAAAAAGAATATCAAATGGATTTTATCAATGGCATTATTATTGATGCCAATCAAGAACCATAATTTATTGCTTAAGAAATGTGGTTTGCACAAGCATAAGCTGAAGACCATGCCCACTGAAAATTAAAACCTCCCAATTGCCCGGTTACATCAACGACTTCACCAATAAAATATAAACCCTGACAAAGTTTAGATTCCATGGTTTTTGAAGAAATGTTTTTTGTGCATACGCCGCCACGGGTGACTTCAGCTTTATGGTAGCCAATTGTTTTTTTAGGAATGAGTGTATATTGAGTGATTAAAGTAGCCACAGCATGAAGTTGCGGGTTGCTTAACTCTGCCATTTTTTTATTGAGCAAAGCTTGTTCAATAAAATTTTCAATAAAACGTTGAGGTAAAAGAGGTTTTAAAAAAGATTTAAGCAGTTTATGGCCGTAAGTATGTTTTTGTTGTTGTAGCTCTTTTTCTAAATCAACTGAACTTGAAAACTGTGGTAAGAAGTTAATATTCACAGAACTTTTATCATACCAATACAAACTGGCTTTTAAGGCGGCTGGGCCACTTAAACCTTGATGGGTAAACAAAAGATCATCTTTAATAGAATATTGATTAATTTCAATAGCAACAGGTAGTGATACCCCTGCCAATAATGAGAATTTTTTTAAATCAGACTCTTTAACCTTAAAACCATCTAAAGCAGGCTCAGGTTTGATGATTGAATGACCAAATTGTTTTGCAATGGTATAGCCAAAATCACTTGCTCCCAATTTGCTAAAGGATAGGCCACCTGTTGCAATAATAAGCTGTTTACATTTGTATGTTTTACTGGTTGATAAAGTTAAAATAAAATTATCTTCTGGTTTAGTGATGGATGAAACAGTTTGGTTCATGCCTATAGAGACATAAGTTTGATCAATTTTATTAATCAACAAATTAAGAATATCTTGCGCAGATCTTTTACAAAACAATTGTCCGAGCTTTTTTTCATAAAACGGAATATTGGCCTGTGTTACTTCATCAATGAAGTTTTGAGCAGTATATTGACTTAAAGCTGATTTTACAAAGTGAGGATTTTGACTGATATAATCATTGGCGCAAGCATGCATATTGGTAAAGTTACATCTTCCTCCACCTGAGATAAGAATTTTTCTACCTAGACTTGAGTTGTGTTCCAAAAGCAGTGTTTTAACTTTTTTTTGGCCAAGAAGGCCTGCTACCTTTAATCCAGCAGCGCCTCCCCCAATGATGATGCATTGATATGTGTTAGAGTTATTCACTTTTGCCTTCTTAACAAGCTTAATGTGAATAAACAATTTTAATGTTTTGTTAGAAAGAGCTTTTTGTTAAGCTAGCATAAATGGTTAAAAACACAGAAAAATGGTTTGTTTATATTATTCTGTGTTCAGATCAATCTTTGTATACTGGAATAAGCAAAGACGTTAATAAACGTTTTGAGCAGCATTTGAATAAAAAAGGGGCTAAGTATTTTTATGCAAGAGCCCCTGTAAAAGTGGTTTACAAAGAAAGCTTTAAAAATCATGGTGAAGCATTATCCAGAGAGTATGCAATTAAAAAATTAAGTTCTAAACAAAAAAAATTGATGATTAAAGGTAATGTCAGCTTAACCAATTGAAGCTATATTTTTGTTTTTTTAAAACCACGTTAGATAGCAAACAAGCTATGATTAAACTGTAAAAAAAAGCGTGATTGATAAATAATAAATGCTTTAAGATGAAACTAAAGCAAGCAATGGTTGCTGCATAAATAAGCTGTCCTCTGACTTGATCTGGACTGGTTTTTGGATCAGAGAGCATAAAAAAGGTGAAAATCATTAAAGCTCCGGATTGAAGTTCATGAGCCCAGACTAAAAATTCAAAACCTAAATAAATTGTCTTAATGGCTGTCAGTAAAAAGTAAAATAATAAAAAAGCTATGCTGGGTAAATTAACTTTGGTTTTTTGCGTAACCACCATGCCTAAAAACATAAACCAGATAATAAGACTGGTGGAGTGACCCCAGAGTGAATCTGATATCCATATAGGTTTTATAAATAACAATGCAAAAACAATAGCGAAGTTGGCTGGATTAAAAATATGTTGTTGATGCCAACGTAGAGCAAACTTAGAGCTAATTGCAATGAATGCCAATAAAGGATAAGTCCAAAAAAAATTACTCCGGGTTAGTAAGCAAATGGATAATGAAGTAATAATAGCGCTAAGAATTGAAATTTGTGTTTGTTTGTAGAGTTTAGCAAAGAAGTATTGGCAAGCAATGGCAGTGAATAAACATAATATTAATCCGGGTAAAGAAAGACTTAAGTCTTTAAAGGCTAGTCCAAGACCAATAAAACTGCTTAAAAAAATAATTTGATAGATGCGAGCATCCAAAACTTTATTTTTTTTTGTTAGCACTGAGCTTAGCAAGTTTTTCATTTCCTCGTTTAAAGTTGCCTGTTGCTTTTGCAAGAAGCATTTGTATATCTTCTTCATTGTTGCAGCCTTGTAACTGAGAATACAGTTTTTCTGCTGCTTTGGATTTAAGATGCATAATCACTTTGTGATTATAAGAGACTCTTAATAGTCCTTGTTTACTGTAGTGATAACTAAACATTGATTTTATAAGTTCTCAATGGTTTTTCTGATCTGTACGGCTTCATGTTTAATTTGATCTTGGTCAAACAAGGCATTGTTCATCTGACCATCTTTTTTCAAGCATTGGCCATTGACTAAAACTGTATCTACATTTTCACTTTGTGTAGCATACACCAAGCGGGAATAAATATTGTTAGCATCCAAGTAAGGAACTTGATTGGCATGATCTTGTGAGAGCAATACCAAATCTGCACGTTTGCCCACCTCAATGGAGCCAATCAGATGGTCCATGTGTAAAGCTTTGGCCCCATCAATGGTAGCCATTCTAAAGATATCTTTTGCTTGTGCTTGTAGGGGGTCATTGATTTTTGGAAGGAGACTGGCAAATTGAATTTCATTCCATAAATTTAAGGTGTTATTAGAGGCAGTACCATCGGTAGCAATGGAGACAGGAATATTTATTTTTCGCATTTGACTAATATTATGCTCATAACCCGATCCTAGTTTTAAATTAGACTTAGGACAATGGGCAATACCAACATTGTATT
This window of the Oligoflexia bacterium genome carries:
- a CDS encoding carbonic anhydrase, whose product is MNSKSKKDLEAITPKKALDILLEGNKRFSREVGFDYAVKDRINATQNAQYPFAVILTCMDSRVSTEIVFDQNIGDIFVIRVAGCVINEDILGSIEYACGVVGSKLVLVLGHTKCGAVTGACQDIDLGHLTGLLSKIKPAVNTVKNQGITQEDEIVEAVNVENVKNSIIDIETRSSILKGLINKDELKIQGAVYDVSTGKVHLLHKNE
- a CDS encoding formate/nitrite transporter family protein — encoded protein: MSEKNTNYRVEKGVIYEEASTERTIARMNEEKQYVSVIIKRNDEVARHPDDILEKAIVEGKEQMNRSFFSLLLSAISAGLILGFAAMAVAFAYTATVDMGFIYRRLAMALVYPLGFIICIFSASQLFTEHTALAVYPYLDNKCSFKQLLRLWSIILLGNLIGTAVSAGLISLADPVIQNESGYIAVAQHLVQYPWLQIFISAVLAGWLMALGGWLLYASSSSTAQMLCIYIVTFLIGIGGLHHCVAGSAEMFVALFIDASIGLSEMGYFLSAAILGNLMGGSFMVASLNYSHIRTAQ
- a CDS encoding NAD(P)/FAD-dependent oxidoreductase, with the translated sequence MNNSNTYQCIIIGGGAAGLKVAGLLGQKKVKTLLLEHNSSLGRKILISGGGRCNFTNMHACANDYISQNPHFVKSALSQYTAQNFIDEVTQANIPFYEKKLGQLFCKRSAQDILNLLINKIDQTYVSIGMNQTVSSITKPEDNFILTLSTSKTYKCKQLIIATGGLSFSKLGASDFGYTIAKQFGHSIIKPEPALDGFKVKESDLKKFSLLAGVSLPVAIEINQYSIKDDLLFTHQGLSGPAALKASLYWYDKSSVNINFLPQFSSSVDLEKELQQQKHTYGHKLLKSFLKPLLPQRFIENFIEQALLNKKMAELSNPQLHAVATLITQYTLIPKKTIGYHKAEVTRGGVCTKNISSKTMESKLCQGLYFIGEVVDVTGQLGGFNFQWAWSSAYACANHIS
- a CDS encoding GIY-YIG nuclease family protein; protein product: MVKNTEKWFVYIILCSDQSLYTGISKDVNKRFEQHLNKKGAKYFYARAPVKVVYKESFKNHGEALSREYAIKKLSSKQKKLMIKGNVSLTN
- a CDS encoding RnfABCDGE type electron transport complex subunit D, which produces MKNLLSSVLTKKNKVLDARIYQIIFLSSFIGLGLAFKDLSLSLPGLILCLFTAIACQYFFAKLYKQTQISILSAIITSLSICLLTRSNFFWTYPLLAFIAISSKFALRWHQQHIFNPANFAIVFALLFIKPIWISDSLWGHSTSLIIWFMFLGMVVTQKTKVNLPSIAFLLFYFLLTAIKTIYLGFEFLVWAHELQSGALMIFTFFMLSDPKTSPDQVRGQLIYAATIACFSFILKHLLFINHAFFYSLIIACLLSNVVLKKQKYSFNWLS